The proteins below are encoded in one region of Pseudobacteroides sp.:
- a CDS encoding imm11 family protein codes for MKIWLMQEDVNLYEHLTLADADNEKWIEFGNKFEGKSLKDNWIPLKLKLIEHGGKLKKGDMPYLSPGVPILSIKAINALNEYLVKNTEILPIDFSDADYKLINVINLLDGIDYKKSVVEYYSDKKRIMAFDKYSFILEKVENQHIFKILEQPRADVFVSDEFRNKVIESDLKGFKFVEVWDSKE; via the coding sequence GTTGATGCAAGAAGATGTTAATTTATATGAACATCTGACACTGGCTGATGCAGATAATGAAAAGTGGATTGAATTTGGAAACAAATTTGAAGGTAAAAGTTTAAAAGATAATTGGATTCCATTGAAATTAAAATTGATTGAACATGGTGGGAAACTAAAAAAAGGCGATATGCCTTATCTTTCCCCTGGAGTTCCAATACTTAGTATAAAAGCGATTAATGCTTTAAATGAATATTTAGTAAAAAACACTGAAATTTTACCTATTGATTTTAGTGATGCTGACTATAAATTAATAAATGTTATTAATCTATTAGATGGAATTGATTACAAAAAATCAGTTGTTGAGTATTATTCAGACAAAAAAAGAATAATGGCTTTCGATAAGTATTCATTCATTCTGGAAAAAGTAGAAAATCAACATATTTTCAAAATTCTTGAGCAACCAAGAGCGGATGTTTTTGTATCTGATGAATTCAGGAACAAGGTTATTGAAAGTGATCTTAAAGGCTTTAAATTTGTTGAGGTATGGGATTCAAAGGAATAA